A window of the Balaenoptera acutorostrata chromosome 13, mBalAcu1.1, whole genome shotgun sequence genome harbors these coding sequences:
- the CRYBB1 gene encoding beta-crystallin B1, with protein MSQPAAKASATAAVNPEPDGKEKGAPPPGSAPGSGPAQAPAQRVPAAKGDLPPGNYKLVVFEQENFQGRRVEFSGECLNLGDRGFDRVRSLIVTSGPWVAFEQSNFRGEMFILDKGEYPRWDTWSSSYRSDRLMSFRPIRMDAQEHKLCLYEGANFKGNTMEIQEDDVPSLWVYGFCDRVGSVKVASGTWVGYQYPGYRGYQYLLEPGDFRHWNEWGAFQPQMQAVRRLRDRQWHREGCFPTLAAEPPK; from the exons ATGTCTCAGCCAGCCGCCAAGGCCTCGGCCACAGCTGCGGTGAACCCAGAGCCTgatgggaaggagaagggggCCCCGCCCCCAGGATCAGCCCCAGGCTCCGGCCccgcccaggccccagcccagcgGGTGCCCGCTGCCAAAGGGGACCTGCCTCCCGGGAACTACAAG CTGGTGGTCTTTGAGCAGGAGAACTTCCAGGGCCGGCGGGTGGAATTCTCCGGGGAGTGCTTGAACCTGGGAGACCGCGGCTTCGACCGAGTGCGCAGCCTCATTGTCACCTCAGGACC CTGGGTTGCCTTTGAGCAGTCCAACTTCCGGGGGGAGATGTTCATCCTGGATAAGGGCGAGTACCCGCGATGGGACACGTGGTCCAGCAGCTACCGCAGTGACCGGCTCATGTCCTTCCGGCCCATCAGGATG GACGCCCAGGAGCACAAGCTCTGCCTGTATGAAGGTGCCAACTTCAAAGGCAACACCATGGAGATACAGGAGGACGATGTGCCCAGTCTCTGGGTCTACGGCTTCTGTGACCGCGTGGGCAGTGTGAAGGTCGCCAGCGGAAC CTGGGTCGGCTATCAGTATCCTGGCTACCGCGGGTACCAGTATCTCCTGGAGCCTGGTGACTTCCGGCACTGGAATGAGTGGGGAGCCTTCCAGCCACAGATGCAGGCTGTGCGCCGCCTGCGTGACAGACAGTGGCACCGTGAAGGCTGCTTCCCCACGCTGGCTGCTGAGCCCCCCAAGTGA